A window of the Bacteroides thetaiotaomicron VPI-5482 genome harbors these coding sequences:
- a CDS encoding calycin-like domain-containing protein produces the protein MKILNLWMVALMALSFSFTFVSCSDDNDDTDNTEQAKAIAGTYKGYSIGESRMFSDYLMGDDASATITANTDGTVNLVYKSGSGDFILNNLTVSSKSFKGEGEVALAMEGSEPANYEYTLEGSVSDAKVLTLKANVPVPMGGIDINFIQAETPIAYYVAATYKYNTNLAISVMGSSYGSTEDCKAVIKRASETTVDITLNGFGNLTGGGNMNLGDFTISGVNVEKADDGYTLSLGAFESAAESASGTTPITGESLEGTVTANGKANITVAFKPGAMPMAITAVFTGNVKKTSAQ, from the coding sequence ATGAAAATATTAAACTTATGGATGGTTGCTCTAATGGCACTATCATTCTCATTCACTTTTGTATCTTGCAGTGACGATAACGACGATACCGACAATACAGAGCAAGCAAAAGCCATTGCCGGCACTTACAAAGGTTATTCTATTGGCGAAAGCAGAATGTTCTCTGATTATCTGATGGGCGACGATGCCAGCGCAACAATTACCGCCAATACAGATGGTACCGTCAATCTGGTTTATAAATCAGGATCCGGAGATTTTATCCTGAATAACCTGACAGTTTCTTCCAAATCATTTAAAGGCGAAGGTGAAGTTGCCCTAGCTATGGAAGGAAGTGAACCTGCCAACTACGAATATACACTGGAAGGTAGTGTCAGCGATGCTAAAGTACTAACCCTGAAAGCCAATGTTCCTGTGCCAATGGGTGGCATCGATATCAATTTCATTCAGGCAGAAACTCCGATTGCTTATTACGTAGCCGCTACTTATAAGTATAATACTAATCTTGCTATCAGCGTTATGGGAAGTTCATATGGTTCTACCGAAGATTGTAAAGCAGTCATTAAACGTGCATCCGAAACGACAGTAGATATCACCCTAAACGGTTTTGGCAATTTGACCGGAGGCGGTAATATGAATTTGGGAGACTTCACGATTAGCGGAGTAAACGTTGAAAAAGCAGATGACGGCTACACACTCAGTTTAGGCGCATTTGAATCTGCAGCCGAATCCGCAAGCGGTACTACTCCAATTACAGGTGAAAGTCTGGAAGGTACAGTTACAGCAAATGGTAAAGCTAATATTACGGTAGCCTTCAAACCAGGAGCCATGCCTATGGCAATCACCGCAGTATTCACCGGAAACGTCAAAAAAACTAGTGCACAATAA
- a CDS encoding cation diffusion facilitator family transporter has protein sequence MEPHHHEHNHRVTSLNKAFIIGIVLNISFVIVEFGVGFYYDSLGLLSDAGHNLGDVASLILAMLAFRLEKVHPNSRYTYGYKKSTILVSLLNAVILLVAVGIIIAESIDKLFHPVSVDGSAIAWTAGVGVVVNALTAWLFMKDKDKDLNVKGAYLHMAADALVSVGVVASGIIIMYTGWSIIDPIIGLGIAVIIIVSTWGLLHDSLRLSLDGVPVGIDTQQIQQLIVEQPGVESCHHLHIWAISTTETALTAHVVVDDIAKMEEIKHRIKEALEAAGIHHATLEIEGEEVTCSTECCED, from the coding sequence ATGGAACCTCATCATCACGAACATAATCATCGGGTAACGTCTCTTAATAAAGCCTTTATAATAGGTATCGTTCTGAATATCTCTTTCGTTATAGTCGAGTTCGGAGTTGGTTTTTATTACGATTCTCTGGGATTGCTCTCTGATGCCGGACATAATTTGGGAGATGTGGCAAGCCTGATTCTTGCTATGTTGGCTTTCCGGTTGGAGAAAGTACACCCGAATAGTCGTTATACCTACGGATATAAGAAAAGTACCATCCTCGTTTCTTTACTAAATGCAGTCATATTATTGGTTGCTGTCGGGATAATTATCGCTGAAAGCATAGACAAGCTGTTTCATCCGGTATCAGTTGACGGTTCCGCCATTGCCTGGACTGCCGGAGTGGGAGTGGTGGTCAACGCACTTACTGCCTGGCTTTTTATGAAGGATAAGGATAAAGACCTGAATGTAAAAGGAGCCTACCTGCATATGGCAGCTGACGCACTGGTCTCTGTCGGAGTAGTTGCTTCCGGTATTATTATCATGTATACGGGATGGAGCATCATCGATCCGATTATCGGACTGGGCATCGCTGTGATTATTATTGTTTCTACCTGGGGATTACTTCATGACAGTCTTCGATTATCGCTGGATGGTGTTCCGGTGGGAATCGATACTCAGCAGATTCAGCAACTGATAGTGGAACAGCCGGGGGTAGAAAGCTGTCATCATCTGCATATTTGGGCCATCAGTACTACGGAAACGGCTTTGACTGCACACGTTGTAGTGGATGATATAGCAAAAATGGAGGAAATAAAACATCGTATAAAGGAGGCGCTTGAAGCAGCAGGTATCCATCATGCTACATTAGAGATAGAGGGCGAGGAAGTGACTTGTAGCACAGAATGTTGTGAGGATTGA
- a CDS encoding aspartate:alanine exchanger family transporter, giving the protein MFTDLLHSSYFSLFLIVALGFMLGRIKIKGLSLDVSAVIFIALLFGHFGVIIPKELGNFGLVLFIFTIGIQAGPGFFDSFRSKGKTLILITMLIICSACLTAVGLKYAFDIDTPSVVGLIAGALTSTPGLAVAIDSTHSPLASIAYGIAYPFGVIGVILFVKLLPKIMRVNLDQEARRLEIERRGQFPELGTCIYRVTNASVFNRSLMQINARAMTGAVISRLKHKDEISIPTAHTVLHEGDYIQAVGSEESLNQLSVLIGEREEGELPLDKTQEIESLLLTKKDMINKQLGDLNLQKNFGCTVTRVRRSGIDLSPSPDLALKFGDKLMVVGEKEGIKGVARLLGNNAKKLSDTDFFPIAMGIVLGVLFGKLNISFSDTLSFSPGLTGGVLMVALVLSAVGKTGPIIWSMSGPANQLLRQLGLLLFLAEVGTSAGKNLVATFQESGLLMFGVGAAITVVPMLVAVIVGRLVFKINILDLLGTITGGMTSTPGLAAADSMVDSNIPSVAYATVYPIAMVFLILFIQVISSAVY; this is encoded by the coding sequence ATGTTTACTGACTTATTGCATTCCTCTTATTTCTCGCTCTTTCTGATAGTAGCGTTGGGATTTATGTTAGGAAGAATTAAGATTAAGGGGCTATCGCTTGATGTGTCAGCGGTGATCTTTATTGCTCTTCTTTTTGGACACTTTGGTGTTATTATTCCTAAAGAATTAGGAAACTTCGGTTTGGTACTTTTTATTTTTACCATCGGTATTCAGGCCGGTCCCGGATTCTTCGACTCTTTTCGTAGTAAAGGAAAGACGCTGATTCTCATTACTATGCTTATTATCTGTTCTGCCTGCCTCACGGCAGTAGGTTTGAAGTATGCGTTCGATATTGATACGCCGAGTGTAGTCGGATTGATTGCAGGAGCTTTGACCAGTACTCCGGGATTGGCGGTAGCAATTGATAGTACCCACTCTCCGTTAGCATCCATTGCTTACGGTATCGCTTATCCGTTTGGTGTAATCGGAGTGATTTTGTTTGTGAAGCTGCTTCCCAAAATCATGCGTGTAAATTTGGATCAGGAAGCCCGTCGCCTTGAAATAGAGCGCCGCGGACAATTTCCGGAGTTGGGCACTTGTATCTACCGTGTCACTAATGCAAGCGTATTCAACCGTAGCTTGATGCAGATCAATGCACGGGCAATGACAGGTGCTGTTATTTCCCGTCTGAAACATAAAGATGAAATATCCATCCCCACCGCGCATACAGTATTGCACGAAGGAGACTATATTCAGGCAGTAGGCAGTGAGGAATCACTGAATCAGCTGTCTGTATTAATTGGCGAACGTGAAGAAGGTGAACTTCCTTTGGATAAAACACAGGAAATCGAGTCCTTACTATTGACCAAGAAAGATATGATCAATAAGCAACTGGGTGATCTGAATTTACAGAAAAACTTCGGTTGTACGGTGACCCGTGTTCGTCGAAGCGGTATTGACTTATCTCCGTCACCGGATTTGGCTTTGAAGTTTGGTGATAAACTGATGGTGGTAGGAGAGAAGGAAGGCATCAAAGGAGTAGCCCGCCTACTGGGAAACAATGCGAAGAAACTTTCCGATACTGATTTCTTCCCCATCGCGATGGGTATTGTGCTGGGGGTCTTATTTGGTAAGTTGAATATTTCTTTCTCCGATACACTGTCGTTTTCACCTGGATTGACCGGAGGAGTATTGATGGTGGCGTTGGTTTTGAGTGCCGTTGGTAAGACAGGGCCTATCATTTGGTCTATGTCCGGCCCCGCCAATCAACTGTTGCGGCAGTTAGGTCTGTTGCTTTTCCTTGCTGAAGTCGGAACCTCTGCCGGAAAGAACCTTGTGGCTACTTTTCAGGAAAGCGGATTACTGATGTTCGGAGTGGGTGCAGCTATCACAGTAGTACCGATGCTGGTTGCGGTAATTGTAGGACGCTTGGTATTCAAGATCAACATACTTGATCTACTGGGAACCATTACGGGAGGTATGACCAGTACTCCGGGACTGGCTGCTGCCGATTCGATGGTAGACAGTAATATTCCAAGCGTGGCATACGCGACCGTTTATCCGATTGCTATGGTATTCCTTATTTTATTTATACAGGTGATATCTTCAGCTGTGTATTAA
- a CDS encoding TonB-dependent receptor gives MKKYIFSLVCLCCALLPALEGQAALHEHPEYPDLRKSDANIVGHILDKNTKEHLPYITVALKGTTIGTVTDATGHYFLKNLPEGNFVLEVSSVGYKTVRRNVTLKKGRTLEEDFEIEEDAVALDGVVVSANRNETTRRLAPTLVNVVDMKMFETTNSTTLAQGLSFQPGVRVESNCQNCGFQQVRINGLDGPYTQILLDSRPIFSALSGVYGIEQIPASMIERVEVMRGGGSALFGSSAIAGTINIITKEPIRNSGMLSHTITGIGDGDAFDNNTALNASLVTDDQRAGLYIFGQNRHRSAYDHDGDGYSEIPKIHGQTIGFRSFLKTTTYSKLTFEYHHMEEFRRGGDLLNRPPHEANVAEQTEHSINGGGLKYDYFSPNEKHRFNVFASAQHINRDSYYGGGQDLNAYGNTTDLNWMAGSQYVYSFGKCIFMPSDLTAGIEFNQDKLEDNMWGYHRTVDQKVNIGSAFLQNEWKNDHWGFLLGGRLDKHNLIDHIIFSPRANLRFNPTQNINLRLSYSSGFRAPQAFDEDLHVENVGGNVAMVELAKDLKEERSQSLSASADIYHRFGAFQINFLVEGFYTKLSDVFALTDGEVKDGILTRTRYNAPGARVMGLTLEGKMAYLNKFQIQAGATLQQSHYSEPHVWNKEAPAVKKMMRTPNTYGYFTATYTPVKPLSIALSGTYTGSMLIPHEPVPGFLDKPITVNTEDFFDIALKAAYDFKLYKSMNLQVNAGIQNIFNAYQNDFDKGADRDSGYIYGPSLPRSFFAGVKISY, from the coding sequence ATGAAGAAATACATCTTTTCGCTTGTCTGCTTGTGCTGTGCATTGTTGCCTGCCCTCGAAGGACAAGCTGCTCTCCATGAGCATCCCGAATATCCGGATTTACGTAAATCGGATGCAAACATCGTAGGTCATATCCTTGATAAAAACACCAAAGAACACCTGCCTTATATTACTGTGGCATTGAAAGGTACAACGATCGGTACTGTGACCGATGCTACCGGACACTACTTTTTGAAGAACCTCCCCGAAGGTAACTTCGTGCTTGAAGTCAGCTCAGTAGGTTATAAAACCGTAAGACGCAATGTAACACTGAAGAAAGGCCGTACGCTGGAAGAAGATTTTGAAATAGAAGAAGATGCGGTTGCCTTGGACGGCGTAGTTGTTTCCGCCAATCGTAACGAGACCACCCGTCGTTTAGCGCCTACTTTGGTGAATGTAGTCGATATGAAAATGTTTGAAACGACCAACTCCACTACTCTGGCACAGGGATTGAGCTTTCAGCCGGGAGTACGCGTAGAATCCAACTGTCAGAATTGTGGTTTCCAGCAAGTACGTATTAACGGTTTGGATGGTCCTTATACACAAATCTTGCTTGATTCCCGTCCGATTTTCAGTGCACTTTCGGGTGTATATGGCATTGAGCAGATTCCTGCCAGCATGATAGAGCGTGTGGAAGTAATGCGTGGAGGCGGTTCAGCTTTGTTCGGGTCGTCTGCCATTGCCGGTACAATCAATATTATTACTAAAGAGCCGATTCGCAATTCAGGAATGTTGTCTCATACCATTACCGGTATTGGAGATGGAGACGCTTTCGATAATAATACTGCTTTGAATGCCTCTCTTGTAACGGACGATCAGCGTGCCGGTTTATATATCTTTGGTCAGAACCGCCACCGTTCGGCATACGACCATGATGGAGACGGATATTCTGAAATACCGAAAATACATGGCCAGACAATCGGTTTCCGTTCCTTCCTGAAAACGACTACTTATTCAAAACTGACTTTCGAATATCATCATATGGAAGAATTCCGCAGGGGAGGAGACTTACTGAACCGTCCGCCTCATGAAGCGAATGTGGCCGAACAGACAGAACATTCCATCAATGGCGGTGGATTGAAATATGACTATTTCTCACCAAACGAGAAGCACCGTTTTAATGTGTTTGCATCCGCACAACACATCAATCGTGACAGCTATTATGGTGGCGGGCAGGATCTGAATGCTTACGGAAACACTACCGACCTGAACTGGATGGCAGGATCACAATATGTCTACAGCTTCGGAAAATGTATTTTTATGCCTTCGGACCTGACTGCCGGAATCGAATTCAACCAGGATAAGCTGGAAGACAATATGTGGGGATATCACCGCACGGTAGATCAAAAAGTAAATATCGGTAGCGCTTTCCTGCAAAATGAATGGAAGAACGATCATTGGGGATTCTTGCTTGGCGGTCGTCTGGATAAGCATAACCTGATTGATCATATTATATTCAGCCCGCGTGCTAACCTGCGTTTCAATCCTACCCAAAATATTAACCTGCGTTTGAGCTATTCTTCCGGTTTCCGTGCACCGCAGGCTTTTGATGAAGATTTGCATGTGGAGAACGTAGGTGGAAATGTGGCAATGGTTGAGCTTGCAAAGGATCTGAAAGAGGAAAGATCACAGAGCTTAAGTGCTTCAGCAGATATTTACCACCGTTTCGGTGCATTCCAGATTAACTTTTTGGTGGAAGGGTTCTATACTAAATTGTCGGATGTCTTTGCATTGACTGATGGCGAAGTAAAAGACGGAATTCTGACACGTACACGCTATAATGCTCCCGGAGCACGTGTGATGGGACTGACACTGGAAGGAAAGATGGCTTATCTGAATAAATTCCAGATCCAGGCTGGGGCTACTTTGCAGCAGAGCCATTACAGCGAACCGCACGTGTGGAACAAAGAAGCTCCGGCAGTAAAGAAGATGATGCGTACCCCGAATACTTACGGCTATTTTACAGCTACTTATACTCCGGTCAAACCGTTGTCTATCGCCCTTTCCGGTACCTATACGGGTTCGATGCTGATACCTCACGAACCTGTTCCCGGATTCCTCGACAAACCGATTACGGTCAATACGGAAGACTTCTTCGATATCGCTCTGAAGGCGGCATACGACTTCAAACTCTATAAGTCGATGAACTTGCAGGTGAATGCCGGAATACAGAATATCTTCAATGCTTATCAGAATGACTTTGATAAGGGAGCCGACCGTGATTCGGGCTATATTTATGGCCCTTCACTGCCGAGAAGTTTCTTTGCTGGAGTGAAAATTAGCTATTAA